The Strigops habroptila isolate Jane chromosome 8, bStrHab1.2.pri, whole genome shotgun sequence genome includes a window with the following:
- the CMPK1 gene encoding UMP-CMP kinase, which translates to MKPVVVFVLGGPGAGKGTQCARIVEKYGYTHLSAGDLLRDERKRPGSQYGELIENYIKEGEIVPVEITISLIKRAMDQTMAANSQKNKFLIDGFPRNEDNLQGWNKTMDGKADVSFVLFFDCDNEICIGRCLERGKSSGRSDDNRESLEKRIHTYLQSTKPIIDLYERMGKVRKVDASKSVDEVFEKVVQIFDKEG; encoded by the exons ATGAAGCCCGTCGTCGTCTTCGTCCTCGGCGGGCCCGGGGCGGGCAAGGGGACGCAGTGCGCTCGCATCGTGGAG AAATACGGCTACACGCACCTTTCTGCTGGTGACCTCCTTCGAGATGAACGAAAAAGGCCAGGCTCACAGTATGGAGAACTCATTGAGAACTACATTAAGGAGGGGGAAATTGTACCGGTTGAAATAACAATCAGCTTAATCAAGAGG GCTATGGATCAAACAATGGCTGCCAATTCCCAGAAGAACAAGTTCTTAATTGATGGATTTCCCAGGAATGAAGATAATCTTCAAGGCTGGAATAAGACTATGGATGGAAAGGCGgatgtttcttttgttctcttttttgaTTGTGACAATGAG ATATGTATTGGCCGCTGTCTTGAAAGAGGCAAGAGCAGTGGTAGGAGCGATGATAATCGGGAGAGTCTGGAAAAGAG AATTCATACATATCTGCAGTCTACTAAGCCTATAATAGATTTGTATGAGAGAATGGGGAAAGTCAGAAAAGTGGATGCCTCTAAGTCTGTTGATGAA GTTTTTGAAAAAGTTGTACAAATTTTCGACAAAGAAGGCTAA